The Rosa chinensis cultivar Old Blush chromosome 7, RchiOBHm-V2, whole genome shotgun sequence DNA segment AGACAAATAATATCAACCATGCTAGTGAATCGATATTCCACGCCATTGATTGCTGGTATTGGTCTTTTATAGAAATCCACATCCTCCATTTCTGTAGTGGATATTCCAAGGGACGGTCGTATAAGACAGGATGGCCTCAGAATCTCAAGCTCACTGACTTCCCATCATCTACTGAATTTCACAATCGTCTTCCCCGGCATGGTGAGgaatttttatgttgtctgCCTTTCAAGGAGTATAGTCACCCCAACAAGGGAACTCTGAACCTTGCTATCTACTTGCCACCTATCTCAGTAAAGCCGGACATGGGTCCAAAAACGTACCTTGCCTATGGTTTTGCAGAGGAGCTTGGATGGGGAGATTCTGTAACCAAGCTTCACTGCAATATGTCTGATGCGGTTAATATTCTGACACATACAACTGAAGTGGCCCTTACAACTGAAGAACTTGCAACTATAGATAAGTTGAAGAAAAAGCTGATGGAGCAAGACGAAAGGGAGATATTTGGGAATTGTCACACAAGTGCTGGAAATGGAAGTGGGCCTCAGCAAGAGTCAGCTATAGAGAAGTTGAAGAGAAAGTATAGGGAGCAAAACGAAAGAGAGATATTTGGGAATTGTCATACAAGTGCTGGAAATGGAAGTGGGCCTCAGCAAGAGTCAGCTGAAATATGTGAGGATGGAGGTGCCTTATGGGACATTTTCCGGATCCAGGATGTTCCGCAGCTGGAGAAATACATCCACAAGCACGTCAATGAATTTATGGATGTTCTCTGTAATCCTTTGCAGCATGTTACTCATGCTATACACGATCAGACTGTCTATCTCACTGTGGAACACAAGAGGAAGCTCAAGGAGGAATTCGGTATCGAGCCGTGGACATTTGTCCAAAAACTTGGAGATGCTGTTTTCATTCCTGCAGGTTGTCCTCATCAGGTGAGGAACTTGAAGTCTTGTATCAAAGTTGCACTGGACTTTGTTTCCCCTGAGAATGTGGGTGAGTGCTTTCGTTTGACGGAAGAGTTTCGCACACTTCCAACAAACCACAGAGCCCATGAGGACAAGCTGGAGGTGAAGAAAATGATTGTGCATGCTGTTTGTGAAGCTATGAAGGAGATTCCTGGTGAGAATGTGACAAAGTGTGCAAGGGTTCGCTTGGACGAGTTGAGACGTTGCCATCAGTGTCATGTGAATGTTATGGGAAGAGTGGTGCAGTGCACAAGGTGTCGGGAAAGAGCTACGGGAAGGAGGACAAGTTATTGTATCCCTTGTATACAGAGATGGTATCCCAACACATCAGAGGAAGCCATTGCTAAGGCTTGTCCGTTATGCTGCGGCAACTGCAACTGCACAGCCTGTCTTCGCTTGGATGTGCCTGTCAGGTGTTTGCAGAATCTAGAGCCAAAAATCGACAAGGGTACCAAGCTGGAGCACTCTAAGTATTTGGTCCATCAGCTGCTTCCCTATTTGAAGATgattagggatgagcaggtgaGTGAGATGCCGGTGGAAGCCAAGAGGCAGGGCTTACATGACCTTTCGGAGCTCAAGGTGGAGAAGGCAAAAAGCGGTGATGGAGTGCGTATGTACTGCAACAGCTGCAGCACTTCGATTTTTGATTTTCATAGGACTTGTCCCGGATGTGAGTATGATCTGTGCCTCGGTTGCTGCCGGGAGATTCGAGATGGCAAGTGGAAGAAGAGAGCTCAAGCGTCCACATTTGAGTGGAAATGGAGTGCAAGTGAAGATGGAAGCATTCTCTGTCCCCCAACACACATGAAAGGTTGTGGTAAGCACAATTTAGAATTGAGATGCCTTTTTTCTCAGAATCATGTCATGGAATTGGTAGAGAAAGCAGGAGAAATAGATGCAAGTTACAATTTTTTGCCTGATCGTAGTGAAACATGTGCATATAAGTGTTCATGTGTTAAACCTGTGGATGATGCCGTTAGCTTAAGTAGTAGCAGCTGCTGTAAGTTAAGGAAAGCAGCTTCTAGAGTTGCTTCTGATAGTAACTACTTGTTCTGTCCAAGGGTTGGACAAATCCAAGATAAGGATTTTGAGCATTTTCAGTGGCATTGGAAGAGGGGTGAGCCTGTGATCGTTAGCAGTGCGCTTGAAAATGGATCAGGTTTAAGCTGGGAACCATATGTCATGTGGCAGGCATTTAGAAAGACAAATAATATCAACCATGCTAGTGAATCGACAGTCCATGCCATTGATTGCTGGGATTGGTGTTTTATAGAAATAAACATCCACCATTTCTTTTGTGGATATTCCAAAGGACGGTCTTATAAGACAGGATGGCCTCAGAATCTCAAGCTCAATGACTTCCCATCATCTACTGAGTTTCACAATCGTCTTCCCCGGCATGGTAGGgaatttttatgttgtctgCCTTTCAAGGAGTATACTCACCCCAACAAGGGAACTCTCAACCTTGCTATCAACTTGCCACCTATCTCAGTAAAGCCAGACATGGGTCCAAAAGCATATATTGCCTATGGTTTTGCACAGGAGCTTGGACGGGGAGATTCTGTAACCAAGCTTCACTGCAATATGTCTGATGCGGTTAATATTCTGACGCATACAGCTGAAGTGGCCCTTACAACTGAGCAACTTGTAACTGTGGAGAAGTTGAAGAAAAAGCACAGGGAGCAAGACAAAAGAGAGATATTTGGGAATTGTCACTCAAGTGCTGGAAATGGAAGTGGGTCTCAGGAAGAATTAGCTGATGTATGTGAGGATGGAGGTGCCTTATGGGACATTTTCCGGACTCAGGATGTTCCGCAGCTGGAGAAATACATCCACAAGCACGTCAATGAATTTAAGCATGTGTTCTGTAATCCTTTGCAGCATGTTactcatgctatacatgatcaGACTGTTTATCTCACTGTGGAGCACAAGAGGAAGCTGAAGGAGGAATTCGGTATCGAGCCTTGGACATTTGTCCAAAAGCTTGGAGATGCTGTTTTCATTCCTGCTGGTTGTCCTCATCAGGTGAGGAACTTGAAGTCTTGTATCAAAGTTGCACTGGACTTTGTTTCCCCTGAGAATGTGGGTGAGTGCTTTCGTTTGACGGAAGAGTTTCGCACACTTCCGACATACCACAGAGCCCATGAGGACAAGCTGGAGGTGAAGAAAATGATTGTGCATGCTGTTTGTGAAGCTGTGAAGGAGATTTCTGGTGAGAATGTGATGACTGAGGATGGGAAGTCTAGGGGAGGCGCAAGGGAATTAAGGCAAGGTGTAAGGCGCAAGTCTTACAAAATGTAATGGTATGCAGCATGGGAATTATTAGGGATGTAATTGTAGAATATTAGGGATGTAATCTTAGAATTATTAGTGTTCTGTACTACTGTGCCTTGGgaaattttatttgattttgtaACATATTTTAGTTCTTAACTGATGGTTTTGTGCTCCATGTTCTCATATGGATTGGATTCGATAAAatgttgggttttgttttgtgatgAGAATAGATGAACAAGTTTatatctttgttggagaattgGGAATAGATGAACTAGTATTGTTTTGAGAATTGAGAATTGggttaaattttgttttgtgatgAGAATAGATGAACAAGTTTGTGTCTTCATTGGAGAATTGGACTTTCTCCGTTTCTTGATCCAGCTTTCTGATTGTGCTCTTAGAACTACTGAGTCTATGTTCGCTTCTCTGCTTTGTCGTGCAGCATAACACACTATACAACATAATAGAAATTGGAATAGACTCACTTTACTGTTAAAATATCAGCAATCAGAATCGCAGAAGAAACTTACAGTGCATTTAATATGGGTAGACATATCTGTGGGTAAAAAACCACACCAGAAGCAAACAAGTCATATATGCAAGTAGTTCTTTTTTGGCTTTAGTGTGAAGGTAGTACTGTAATGGGCTAATGGCAGTCTTGCTAGCATCAGAGTCACATGTTACAAGCTTATTATGACAAAGAAAGGATATACTAATGTGATCACATATAATCATTTGTATTAGATCTGAGTATATAATTAAACAGTCTAATCCAGTCTTGTCAAAACTGATGTCTAAACCTCTACAACAGCTcaaagattgaattttttttcttacaacTTTCCTTCGGTTTTGAGGAAGATGGGAAAAACCCAGACGAGCATGATATCAGAAAACATTGAAGGTTAAAGTTATTTGCAGAGGCaaaattaatagaaaaaaaattctaaaatgatGCAGGACAAGTCTGGTTATTCATAACATTAATTGAAGTTGAATGCTCCCGATTTGGGAATATGCACAAATGAGCATAGTTTGATGCTTGGCTGCATCCTATGGACTTGGTGCTCGGACCAATGTATGTGGTAGAAATGGCTTTCTaaaaggttttggttttgtgtagTTGTGGAGCATGTTAGGGGAGACATGTTTAAAAGAGTCCCACAAGGCGATGCTATATTCATAAAGGTTGCCTTTGTATTGCTTATATATTTTGGCTGTGTATGAAACATCACGTCTGGAAAGATTTGAACTTTACAAGTGCTTTGTTTGCTAAAATGGGCCTGAGTTATCCCTGAAACTGTAATTTTACATAACAAAGTTTTCTCAATAGACCAACTGTGGTCCTTTTCATTTTGCGGTTAATTTTGCTCTTTATGGTTCACAAACTTCCTTGTGCCAAGCAAAGTGGCTTTTGGATTCCAGTGGTTCAAGTTTTTTCCAGCTTCAGCCTTGTGTTCTCAATTGTGGTACATTACTATAGATTTTGATGTTCACAGTTTATTTATAATATCCTTCATAACTTAGCCACCACTGAAGCAAATGCATGTTTTATGCAGATGTCTGTCAATTTCTTGAAATTTGAAAAGAGACGTTGGTGACAGTCTTGCTACATTTTGGCAGGTTGTTCACAGCTTTTGTCTTTGAAGTAGCTCTTGCAGTTTCTCATTTGGGAATGTTTCGTTGTTTTGTGCACTACTTGAAGTATATTTTGCTTGCAGTCTGGATTGAAGCCACGCGCTTTGGTTTACTACTGAGCTGTCACATATCACAGGCCTTTCAACTATATTACATTTTTGTCAAGTAAGGAATCATTTTATACTTGAGAAATATTTGATCAGATCATTATGCTGGCCGGTGTATCTCTATATGTtctgaaaatcaattcataaagATATTTAGGTTGCATTTTATTGGATCAATGTGGTTAACTTGTTTGCGATCAATATTTCAGGAGGTGTGTGCCACCAATCAGATGTGCTGGTACAGTATCTATTCTGCAACCAAAAACTTGGCATGAGGAACAAGGATCAAACCTCCCAAATTGGTAAAAGTTTTGCAAGTCTTGTTCTTGATGTGCGCTTTGGCTTCTTGTTGGTCATGATGAGGGCTTCCAGCTGCTTATGTTTGTTTAACCCTGCACTAAGTGGGATGTAGAACTAATTTGATTGTCAGTTATGCCTAGGGTTAAGTTTATGCTTGATAGAGTTGAACAACTCTTTATTGAAATTATGAGTTATGTTCGATACTAATGCATGATTAGCGACAAGCAACATGCGGTTTAATAAAATGTGGTTCCTATTTCCACCACAAAATAAAGCTCCTCAAGCATCTCTAATAATGCAGGAGCTGAATCACTGATAGCTCTATCCCTAAGCCAACACAAGCAACATATTGCAGTCTTTTAAATCATGCATATTTCCTTTTCCCCGAATGGTAGATGGGACTCCGGTAGCCACCACATTCCAATTCCCATAATTACTGCCAAAGGGATGCTAGCTCCATATACATAAGAGCAGCATGCATTGCCAATCCAATCCCTATACCAAATACAAAGAGCCCAATCAAACTGGGAAGTCAGGTGCTAATGCATGCCGTTATGAGAGCTCCAACAGAATACAATACAGCAGCCGAAATCAAGTCAAACCTCCTTCGTAAGATGTCACCAGAATTAAAGGCCAACAAAGAGCCAATCAAGGCACCAGATAATGAGCCACTAGTTATATATGAGACCAATTTGCAGAGATGACAAGGTCATACTATGATACTCTGCTTAATGTGGCTGACTCTAGGGAAATTGTAGCACAAGCTGTGGCACCAATATCATAGCCATATACTAGTCCTTCAAGAGCTGGGAATAAAAATGGGAGTATTGcgagaagaaaagaatatttTTGTGAATTTTTGTGCACCCCATGAAGAAGAG contains these protein-coding regions:
- the LOC112176495 gene encoding uncharacterized protein LOC112176495 codes for the protein MKFKATAARLRPGGTKRRNGGGVGILGIQNDDGTNGGGPSVEPKLVPWGRKRRRTGCEGILGYQNEGKARAVKAKKKKKQQQQQQRRAPLREVTICHQCRKTGTGRTVRCTWCSRNKYCIPCIQRWYPNTSEEAIAEACPVCRGNCNCYTCLRLNVPNRCLKNLDPKIDEETKLEHCKYMVHQLLPYLKRIRDEQESEMVVEANRLGLGDVSELKVDKANCGEDERMYCNNCSTSIFDFHRTCPECEYDLCLGCCREIRDGKWNKRAEVSTHIFWRTSEDGSILCPPTHMKGCGKHNLELRCLFPQNHVMELVENAGKIDASYNFLPDRSETCAYKCSCVKPVDDAVCSSSSSSSKLRKAASRVASDDNYLFCPRVGQIQDKDFEHFQWHWKRGEPVIVSNALENGSGLSWEPFVMWRAFKQTNNINHASESIFHAIDCWYWSFIEIHILHFCSGYSKGRSYKTGWPQNLKLTDFPSSTEFHNRLPRHGEEFLCCLPFKEYSHPNKGTLNLAIYLPPISVKPDMGPKTYLAYGFAEELGWGDSVTKLHCNMSDAVNILTHTTEVALTTEELATIDKLKKKLMEQDEREIFGNCHTSAGNGSGPQQESAIEKLKRKYREQNEREIFGNCHTSAGNGSGPQQESAEICEDGGALWDIFRIQDVPQLEKYIHKHVNEFMDVLCNPLQHVTHAIHDQTVYLTVEHKRKLKEEFGIEPWTFVQKLGDAVFIPAGCPHQVRNLKSCIKVALDFVSPENVGECFRLTEEFRTLPTNHRAHEDKLEVKKMIVHAVCEAMKEIPGENVTKCARVRLDELRRCHQCHVNVMGRVVQCTRCRERATGRRTSYCIPCIQRWYPNTSEEAIAKACPLCCGNCNCTACLRLDVPVRCLQNLEPKIDKGTKLEHSKYLVHQLLPYLKMIRDEQVSEMPVEAKRQGLHDLSELKVEKAKSGDGVRMYCNSCSTSIFDFHRTCPGCEYDLCLGCCREIRDGKWKKRAQASTFEWKWSASEDGSILCPPTHMKGCGKHNLELRCLFSQNHVMELVEKAGEIDASYNFLPDRSETCAYKCSCVKPVDDAVSLSSSSCCKLRKAASRVASDSNYLFCPRVGQIQDKDFEHFQWHWKRGEPVIVSSALENGSGLSWEPYVMWQAFRKTNNINHASESTVHAIDCWDWCFIEINIHHFFCGYSKGRSYKTGWPQNLKLNDFPSSTEFHNRLPRHGREFLCCLPFKEYTHPNKGTLNLAINLPPISVKPDMGPKAYIAYGFAQELGRGDSVTKLHCNMSDAVNILTHTAEVALTTEQLVTVEKLKKKHREQDKREIFGNCHSSAGNGSGSQEELADVCEDGGALWDIFRTQDVPQLEKYIHKHVNEFKHVFCNPLQHVTHAIHDQTVYLTVEHKRKLKEEFGIEPWTFVQKLGDAVFIPAGCPHQVRNLKSCIKVALDFVSPENVGECFRLTEEFRTLPTYHRAHEDKLEVKKMIVHAVCEAVKEISGENVMTEDGKSRGGARELRQGVRRKSYKM